A genomic segment from Anaerolineae bacterium encodes:
- a CDS encoding type 2 lantipeptide synthetase LanM family protein, translating into MDNHKLATDLRTIVARASFIGERAAPIFEPDLSDEKTITTRLDAWAKAVDEEGQREVLQRVWDWDGVTAETARRMVAPVTLRADAPLPEWAELLGQVLTTPIENDSLPFFQKDAPIAFQEILLPFLLVFERAMQTSPGWQRLSANAQTQVTRNLLMTLSHRSGESLYLQFNAFRNRQPFGPLAVIAVQKGKPPGATMYQKFVAQMRDGGLRAMLNKYPVLARVLATLTLLRIRVFQEFLAQLDADADALSHTFNQGEAVGQVESITLGLSDAHRGGHGVFGLKFESGLQLIYKPKDLAAEAAYNDLLTWLNARGAPLELRPLIVLNRGEYGWVTFAEHAACEDEAALQRFYARVGMLLCLTYALEGTDCHYENLIACGEQPILIDHETLFHHRVPEEVTDEVRATAIFKALGKTGESVLRVGLLPGWRIGKDKKIVYDVSGLGAFGEQLVPFRSVRLKYANTDAMNMSLEHGQLKPEGNVPMLNGAPARLEEHVEQVVNGFRAMYDFLLAQRDALLAPDSPLQAFRRANVRFIFRATQVYGSLLKQAIQPAYLFDGAEYSLFLERIARAHVQIETKPSCYPMLASERIGLYQLDIPFFVARTDSADLQLDQLDAEAFQVEAIKNYFEGPSFERAVARLQSLSPEDCGWQAYLIQISLRARVAGQDRDQAPVVLPSADAPDSPVPTPADEPVSELFVTHALAIANKLRADVFLGDNGSATWLGPQYISEVKRYQLSALSYSFYDGTTGVGLFLAALARITGDDTWRNLSLAAFHSTREGLKKEFDDLFRLSGLGGTSGVTCPLYPLVRSGQWLGDESLIEDARAAAQKLTREQIQIDPILDIISGSAGAILGLLAVYEATGDIVALERAVDCEEHLLNSRVAAFTGHRVWKGIASQPLTGFSHGAAGGAYALQRLAQASGRAEFDAAAEEALAYENALFDPAYNNWPDLRNSVDGTSADLAQPEFMNGWCHGAAGIGMSRLGNLALADTPTIRRDIEAALTVARRSLAKSEQLADHLCCGNLGRVELFATAGQALRKPELIEEARGYAAQIIAHAEQDGGFHYAAFLPRGIFSPGFFQGGSGIGYELLRLAYPEKLPNVLLWQ; encoded by the coding sequence ATGGATAATCACAAACTCGCAACCGACCTCCGCACAATTGTTGCGCGCGCCAGTTTCATCGGCGAGCGTGCTGCCCCGATATTTGAGCCGGATTTGAGCGACGAAAAAACAATTACCACGCGCCTGGATGCCTGGGCAAAGGCGGTGGATGAGGAAGGCCAGCGCGAGGTTTTGCAGCGCGTGTGGGACTGGGATGGCGTCACCGCAGAAACCGCGCGGCGAATGGTTGCGCCCGTAACCCTGCGCGCCGACGCGCCCCTGCCCGAATGGGCGGAATTGTTGGGACAGGTGTTGACCACACCCATCGAAAACGATTCCCTCCCCTTCTTCCAAAAAGACGCGCCCATTGCATTCCAAGAAATCCTGCTCCCTTTTCTCCTGGTCTTTGAGCGCGCCATGCAAACCAGCCCCGGTTGGCAGCGGCTATCTGCCAACGCGCAAACCCAGGTGACGCGCAATCTCTTGATGACGCTGTCTCACCGTTCAGGCGAATCGCTGTATCTACAATTCAACGCCTTCCGCAATCGCCAGCCCTTTGGCCCGCTGGCCGTCATTGCCGTACAAAAGGGCAAGCCGCCCGGCGCCACTATGTATCAAAAATTCGTTGCGCAGATGCGCGACGGCGGCCTGCGCGCCATGCTGAACAAATACCCGGTGCTGGCGCGGGTTCTGGCAACGCTCACGTTATTGCGAATACGGGTGTTCCAGGAATTTTTGGCCCAGCTTGACGCAGATGCAGACGCGCTGTCCCACACCTTCAACCAGGGCGAAGCGGTGGGACAGGTCGAATCAATCACGCTTGGCCTCTCGGACGCGCACCGGGGCGGGCACGGCGTGTTTGGCCTCAAGTTTGAGTCCGGCTTGCAGCTCATCTACAAACCCAAAGACCTGGCCGCCGAAGCGGCCTACAACGATTTGCTAACCTGGCTCAACGCGCGCGGTGCGCCGTTGGAACTACGCCCGCTCATCGTTTTGAATCGCGGCGAGTATGGTTGGGTGACGTTTGCCGAACACGCTGCATGCGAGGACGAGGCCGCGCTCCAACGTTTTTACGCGCGCGTGGGCATGCTGCTCTGCCTCACCTACGCCCTCGAAGGCACGGATTGTCACTATGAAAATCTCATCGCCTGCGGCGAACAGCCGATTTTGATTGACCACGAAACCCTGTTCCATCATCGCGTGCCCGAAGAGGTGACAGACGAAGTGCGCGCCACGGCGATCTTTAAGGCGCTGGGAAAAACCGGGGAGTCGGTTTTGCGGGTGGGGTTGCTGCCCGGCTGGCGTATAGGCAAAGACAAAAAAATTGTTTACGACGTGAGCGGCCTGGGCGCATTTGGCGAACAACTGGTGCCGTTTCGCAGCGTCCGGCTGAAATATGCCAACACCGATGCGATGAACATGTCGCTTGAGCATGGTCAGTTAAAACCGGAGGGAAATGTGCCCATGTTGAACGGCGCGCCGGCCCGGCTGGAAGAGCATGTTGAGCAGGTGGTCAATGGCTTTCGGGCCATGTACGATTTTTTGCTGGCGCAGCGCGACGCGCTGCTTGCGCCCGACAGCCCGTTGCAGGCATTTCGCCGGGCCAATGTTCGATTTATTTTTCGGGCCACGCAGGTGTACGGCTCACTGCTCAAGCAAGCCATCCAACCGGCCTATCTATTCGACGGCGCGGAGTACAGCCTGTTTCTCGAGCGGATTGCGCGGGCGCATGTTCAGATAGAGACCAAACCGTCGTGCTACCCTATGCTGGCCTCGGAACGGATCGGGTTATACCAACTCGATATTCCCTTTTTTGTCGCGCGCACCGACAGCGCGGATTTGCAACTTGATCAACTTGATGCCGAGGCCTTCCAGGTTGAGGCGATAAAGAACTACTTTGAAGGCCCCAGTTTTGAACGTGCCGTGGCTCGCCTCCAATCCTTATCGCCGGAGGATTGCGGCTGGCAAGCCTACCTGATTCAAATCTCGCTCCGGGCGCGTGTGGCCGGTCAAGACCGGGACCAGGCTCCCGTGGTTTTGCCTTCCGCCGACGCGCCGGACTCGCCTGTTCCTACCCCTGCTGATGAACCGGTGTCTGAATTGTTTGTGACGCACGCGCTGGCCATCGCCAATAAACTACGCGCCGACGTCTTTTTGGGTGACAACGGCAGCGCGACCTGGCTGGGGCCGCAATACATCTCCGAGGTGAAACGGTATCAACTTTCGGCGCTTTCCTATTCGTTTTACGACGGCACGACGGGCGTGGGCTTGTTCCTGGCCGCGTTGGCCCGCATTACCGGCGATGACACGTGGCGAAACCTGTCCCTGGCCGCCTTCCATTCAACCCGCGAGGGGCTGAAAAAGGAATTTGACGACCTGTTTAGGCTGTCGGGATTGGGCGGCACTTCGGGCGTAACATGCCCGCTGTACCCGTTGGTGCGGAGCGGGCAATGGCTGGGCGACGAGTCGCTTATTGAAGACGCGCGCGCGGCGGCGCAAAAATTGACCCGCGAACAGATTCAAATTGACCCCATTCTGGACATCATCTCCGGTTCGGCGGGCGCAATCCTGGGCCTGCTGGCCGTGTATGAGGCCACGGGCGATATCGTTGCGCTTGAACGGGCGGTAGATTGCGAGGAGCACTTGCTCAATTCGCGGGTGGCCGCATTTACCGGGCATCGCGTTTGGAAAGGTATAGCGTCCCAACCGCTCACCGGTTTTTCGCACGGCGCGGCGGGGGGCGCGTACGCGCTGCAACGGCTGGCGCAGGCCAGCGGGCGCGCCGAATTTGACGCGGCGGCGGAAGAAGCCCTGGCCTACGAAAACGCTCTATTTGACCCGGCGTACAATAATTGGCCCGACCTGCGCAACAGTGTTGATGGTACATCGGCAGACCTGGCCCAACCGGAATTTATGAACGGCTGGTGTCACGGCGCGGCGGGCATTGGGATGTCGCGGCTGGGCAACCTGGCGCTGGCCGACACGCCAACGATTCGCCGCGACATTGAGGCCGCGCTCACGGTGGCGCGCCGGAGTTTGGCGAAGTCGGAACAATTAGCGGATCACTTGTGTTGCGGAAACCTGGGCCGGGTTGAATTGTTTGCCACAGCGGGACAGGCGCTGAGAAAACCGGAATTGATTGAGGAGGCGCGCGGGTACGCCGCGCAAATCATCGCCCACGCGGAACAGGACGGCGGTTTTCACTATGCCGCTTTTCTGCCGCGCGGGATATTCAGCCCCGGTTTTTTTCAGGGTGGTTCGGGCATTGGGTACGAGTTGCTGCGGCTGGCCTATCCCGAAAAATTGCCCAATGTATTGTTGTGGCAGTGA
- a CDS encoding NHLP leader peptide family RiPP precursor, producing the protein MEMQEIITRAWQDPEFKESLLANPKRTIEDALGLTLPADIEIFIHEQTPTTLHLILPMQPDTGEETNQ; encoded by the coding sequence ATGGAAATGCAAGAGATTATCACTCGCGCCTGGCAGGATCCTGAATTCAAGGAGTCGCTGCTGGCAAACCCCAAACGCACCATTGAAGATGCACTCGGCCTGACTTTACCGGCCGACATTGAAATTTTTATCCACGAACAAACACCAACAACGTTGCATCTGATTCTGCCGATGCAGCCAGACACAGGTGAAGAAACGAATCAATGA
- a CDS encoding pentapeptide repeat-containing protein codes for MKQFFACLFLLLALVGCSTLAQDDCPPNCEGVNLSNKELANINLSGASLSKALIHDANLASADLGGTDLNSADLSESNLHSANLRGANLMGANLRQARLTGADLTGADLRGANLTNAVLTGVFLKQTQVTGALFDQTRMIGVNLAGAQLAGGHLVGADLSGADLSGADLGGADLRGALLASTDLRYANLRGANLQGAKMVGVKLDGADLSGADLTDAVLDGSNLPRANLNGARLVRAGLTGCNLERAHLARAYLAGAYLEGATLTNANLSHANFAGFPDVIGKGPEKKYSAAIFSGALLTHANLVNTNLAGVLLNGADLSGADLRGATLSQTITLNGKAVVKAANLNGAQLDAETKMPDGYK; via the coding sequence ATGAAACAATTTTTTGCCTGCCTGTTCCTGTTGTTGGCGCTGGTCGGTTGCAGCACCCTGGCGCAAGATGACTGTCCGCCAAACTGTGAGGGGGTGAATCTGAGCAACAAGGAATTGGCCAATATTAACCTGAGCGGCGCGTCGTTGAGCAAGGCCTTAATCCACGATGCGAACCTGGCCAGCGCGGACTTGGGTGGCACCGATTTGAACAGCGCGGATTTGAGTGAGAGCAATTTGCATAGCGCCAATCTGCGCGGCGCAAATTTAATGGGCGCAAATTTACGCCAGGCCAGGCTCACGGGCGCAGACCTGACCGGCGCCGATTTACGCGGCGCAAATTTAACAAACGCGGTGCTGACAGGCGTTTTCCTCAAACAAACGCAAGTGACGGGCGCGTTATTTGATCAAACGCGCATGATTGGCGTGAATTTGGCCGGCGCGCAACTGGCCGGCGGCCACCTGGTTGGCGCGGACCTAAGCGGCGCGGACCTAAGTGGCGCGGATCTGGGCGGCGCAGACCTGCGTGGCGCCCTGTTGGCCTCAACCGATTTGCGCTACGCCAACTTGCGCGGCGCAAATTTGCAAGGCGCAAAAATGGTCGGCGTTAAGCTGGACGGGGCGGATTTAAGCGGCGCAGACCTCACCGACGCCGTGCTTGATGGTTCCAATTTGCCGCGCGCCAACCTGAACGGCGCACGGCTGGTACGGGCGGGACTGACCGGCTGCAATCTTGAGCGCGCCCACTTGGCCCGCGCCTATCTTGCTGGCGCGTACCTGGAAGGAGCAACGTTGACCAATGCCAACTTAAGCCACGCCAATTTTGCGGGCTTTCCGGACGTTATCGGCAAAGGCCCAGAAAAAAAATATTCGGCGGCAATTTTTAGCGGCGCGCTGCTCACCCACGCCAACCTGGTCAACACTAATTTGGCCGGCGTGCTGCTGAATGGCGCAGATTTGAGCGGCGCAGACCTGCGCGGCGCAACGTTGAGTCAAACCATAACCCTCAACGGCAAAGCGGTGGTCAAGGCGGCAAATTTGAACGGCGCGCAGTTGGACGCCGAAACGAAGATGCCGGACGGGTATAAATGA
- a CDS encoding pentapeptide repeat-containing protein: MATEQRSRCLAFCLFASVIAACSSLPAGCPPDCMGANLMNRGLTAYNFQNAQLLEANLRRANLSAVNLAGADLSGANLAEANLRQADLKAVRLIGADLRKTDLGEANLENADLRGANLNGANLVGVQLMGVTLNATDLTGAKMSGLDLRGVDLAPAWLEGTQLAAADLSGNNLSGNALSRANLSGANLSDAQLLAVWFNLANLNGADLRRAILNGSVLYGTNLAGADLRNAQLRGVILVGAKLNGADLRGADLNGAMLVYDPATFDLGDAARDTVIIQMNEGERAAVNHDADLRGARYNHATQWPSGFRVPDEATLED; the protein is encoded by the coding sequence ATGGCGACAGAGCAACGTTCCAGGTGCCTGGCCTTTTGCCTTTTTGCCTCGGTGATTGCGGCCTGCTCCTCCCTGCCGGCCGGTTGCCCGCCGGATTGTATGGGCGCGAACCTGATGAACCGGGGCCTGACGGCATACAATTTTCAAAACGCGCAGCTACTTGAAGCAAATTTGCGGCGGGCCAACTTAAGCGCGGTAAATTTGGCGGGTGCAGACCTGTCGGGCGCAAACCTGGCCGAAGCAAACCTGCGGCAGGCCGACTTAAAAGCCGTGCGGCTCATTGGCGCGGATTTGCGTAAAACAGACCTCGGCGAAGCGAATTTGGAAAACGCCGACCTGCGCGGCGCAAACTTAAATGGCGCGAATCTGGTCGGCGTGCAACTGATGGGCGTGACCCTGAACGCAACCGACCTGACCGGCGCAAAGATGAGCGGGTTGGACCTGCGCGGGGTAGACCTTGCCCCGGCATGGTTAGAGGGAACCCAACTGGCGGCAGCGGACCTCAGCGGAAACAATCTCAGCGGAAACGCCCTTAGCCGGGCCAACCTGTCAGGCGCAAATTTATCGGACGCCCAACTTTTGGCCGTTTGGTTTAACCTGGCCAACTTGAACGGCGCGGATTTGCGCAGGGCGATACTCAACGGCAGCGTGCTGTACGGCACAAACCTGGCTGGCGCAGATTTGCGCAATGCCCAACTGCGCGGCGTGATTTTGGTTGGCGCAAAATTGAACGGCGCGGATTTGCGCGGCGCGGATTTAAACGGCGCAATGCTGGTCTATGACCCCGCCACGTTTGATTTGGGCGATGCGGCCCGCGATACGGTTATTATCCAAATGAACGAAGGGGAGCGCGCTGCGGTTAATCACGACGCCGATTTGCGCGGGGCGCGCTATAACCACGCCACCCAATGGCCCTCCGGCTTTCGCGTGCCGGATGAAGCGACTCTTGAGGATTAG
- a CDS encoding ABC transporter ATP-binding protein — protein MIKDEQRMTGAAELQTITWPTARLGEAIEALARHANLLPRPANAPPAPAGLANADEHTLAQWVELVANQLDIEAEPVEINYTDVEAFVRGAAPALVELPPTDADTEENSRWLICLKNKGQRITLITPDFSTQTVEARLIRDALCRPLETPFIETTEQVLAQAGVPEERRARVRKMILAEQLSGHQIGHGWLLRLSPGGPYWQRLRETRVIPFAAIIVGLSLLRQGLTAVTWVMIGRGAFEGHFDWAWLWAWALLTLMDIPLQMLVSTAGARLGTNVGGAFKTTLLYGALKLHPEEIRHEGTGQFLSRIMDANVVEYGTVGSALTMVFSIIQVFTALAVLRFGAGGWVSVIMLVFVIVATVALGFEFWRGNDIWVDTYRRMTNHLVERMVGHRTRLAQEEAARWHVEEDAELAGYTQLTERQTRLGNWLAALPRVWMILGLASIVGGFVGQMASPEIIAVSLGGILMGQQALNAINTNIRSFVSLTKSWQQIKPLFEAAKRANDFGFVISALGFSNQLPSNGHPPSENSAPLITMRDVSFRYQDRGRLALNEATLHINNGDRLLVEGPSGGGKSTLAAVMAGLRVPESGLLLLRGYDRASVGLDTWRKRVVVAPQFHENHVFTDTFGFNLLMGRRWPPTPEDGIEALEICNELGLGELIERMPSGTQQIVGESGWQLSHGERSRLYIARALLQRADLIILDESFAALDPENLAGALQCVLNRAPTLLVIAHP, from the coding sequence TTGATAAAAGATGAGCAACGCATGACCGGCGCGGCAGAACTGCAAACTATAACATGGCCAACCGCGCGGCTGGGCGAAGCAATCGAAGCGCTGGCCCGGCACGCCAATCTTTTGCCGCGCCCGGCCAATGCGCCCCCTGCGCCGGCCGGGCTGGCCAATGCGGATGAACATACGCTGGCCCAGTGGGTTGAACTGGTGGCCAATCAGCTTGATATTGAAGCGGAGCCGGTGGAGATCAACTATACGGATGTGGAAGCGTTTGTGCGCGGCGCGGCCCCGGCGTTGGTGGAATTGCCGCCAACGGATGCGGATACAGAAGAAAACTCGCGCTGGCTGATTTGCCTCAAAAACAAGGGGCAACGTATTACGCTTATCACGCCCGACTTTTCCACGCAAACGGTGGAGGCGCGCCTGATCCGGGACGCCCTTTGCCGGCCGCTCGAAACGCCGTTTATTGAAACAACAGAACAGGTGCTGGCGCAGGCGGGTGTGCCGGAGGAACGGCGCGCCCGTGTCCGTAAAATGATCCTGGCCGAACAACTGAGCGGGCACCAGATTGGGCATGGATGGCTGCTGCGCTTGTCGCCGGGCGGGCCGTACTGGCAACGGTTGCGTGAAACGCGCGTCATCCCGTTTGCTGCTATCATTGTGGGCCTGAGTTTGTTACGACAGGGTTTAACCGCGGTCACTTGGGTAATGATTGGGCGCGGCGCATTTGAGGGTCATTTCGATTGGGCATGGTTGTGGGCGTGGGCGTTGTTGACGCTGATGGATATCCCCTTGCAAATGTTGGTCAGCACAGCCGGGGCGCGGCTGGGGACAAATGTTGGCGGTGCGTTCAAAACAACGCTGCTCTATGGTGCGCTCAAATTGCATCCCGAAGAAATCCGCCACGAAGGTACCGGGCAGTTCCTCAGCCGGATCATGGATGCGAATGTGGTTGAATACGGCACGGTTGGCAGCGCGCTGACAATGGTGTTCTCAATTATCCAGGTGTTCACTGCACTGGCGGTGTTGCGGTTTGGCGCTGGCGGATGGGTGAGCGTAATAATGCTTGTGTTTGTTATTGTGGCAACAGTTGCGCTCGGTTTTGAGTTTTGGCGCGGCAACGACATCTGGGTAGACACGTACCGCCGCATGACGAATCATCTGGTTGAGCGAATGGTCGGGCATCGCACCCGCCTGGCACAAGAAGAAGCGGCCAGGTGGCACGTTGAAGAAGATGCGGAACTGGCGGGCTATACACAACTGACGGAACGTCAGACCCGCCTGGGCAACTGGCTGGCTGCGCTCCCCCGCGTCTGGATGATCCTGGGTCTGGCCAGCATCGTGGGCGGGTTTGTGGGCCAGATGGCATCGCCGGAAATCATTGCCGTTTCGCTGGGCGGTATTTTGATGGGGCAGCAGGCGTTGAACGCAATTAACACAAACATTCGTAGTTTTGTGTCGCTCACCAAATCGTGGCAGCAAATCAAACCGTTGTTTGAGGCGGCGAAAAGAGCCAACGATTTTGGTTTTGTGATTTCGGCTTTGGGATTTTCCAACCAGTTGCCTTCCAACGGCCATCCGCCATCCGAAAATTCTGCGCCGTTGATCACTATGCGCGATGTTTCGTTCCGCTACCAGGACCGGGGACGGCTTGCGCTCAACGAAGCGACACTGCACATCAACAATGGTGATCGTCTGCTGGTTGAAGGGCCGTCGGGTGGGGGTAAGTCCACGCTGGCGGCGGTGATGGCGGGCTTGCGCGTGCCTGAATCCGGGTTGCTTTTGTTGCGGGGCTACGACCGGGCCAGCGTTGGGCTTGATACCTGGCGCAAGCGGGTGGTTGTGGCACCGCAGTTTCACGAAAACCACGTTTTTACCGACACTTTTGGATTTAATTTGCTGATGGGGCGTCGCTGGCCGCCCACCCCCGAAGACGGCATAGAAGCACTTGAGATTTGTAATGAACTTGGTTTGGGCGAATTGATCGAGCGGATGCCTTCAGGGACGCAACAAATTGTGGGCGAAAGCGGGTGGCAGTTATCGCACGGCGAGCGCAGCCGCCTGTACATTGCGCGGGCGTTGTTACAGCGGGCCGACCTGATCATTCTTGACGAAAGTTTTGCCGCGCTCGACCCGGAGAATTTGGCGGGCGCGTTGCAGTGCGTGTTGAACCGCGCCCCAACGCTGCTGGTCATTGCCCACCCATAA